The following coding sequences are from one Motacilla alba alba isolate MOTALB_02 chromosome 4, Motacilla_alba_V1.0_pri, whole genome shotgun sequence window:
- the FGF5 gene encoding fibroblast growth factor 5, with protein MSPSFLLLLLLLALPARARREQVPGGAQRGRNAPASSSSSSSSPAAAAGPSRFPRSRPDRRRGRLYCRVGIGFHLQLHPDGRVDGAHDASPLSILEIFAVSQGIVGIRGVFSNKFLAMSKKGKLHASARFTVDCHFRERFQENSYNTYASAVHRSPRSGRQWYVALNKRGKAKRGCSPRARPQHVSTHFLPRFWQPQPPELAFTVALPEKKPPPPKPKAAPPRKSPGPVRYRLKFRFG; from the exons ATGAGCCcgtccttcctcctcctcctcctcctcctcgccctGCCCGCCCGCGCCCGGCGAGAGCAGGTGCCCGGCGGGGCGCAGCGGGGCCGCAACGCCCCCGcgtcttcctcctcctcttcctcctccccggcggcggcggcggggccgagccGCTTCCCGCGGAGCCGCCCGGAtcggcggcggggccggctgTACTGCCGGGTGGGCATCGGCTtccacctccagctgcacccCGACGGCCGCGTGGACGGCGCCCACGACGCGAGTCCGCTCA gtattttggaaatatttgctgTGTCTCAGGGGATTGTAGGAATACGAGGAGTTTTCAGCAACAAATTTTTAGCGAtgtcaaaaaaaggaaaactccaTGCAAGT GCTCGCTTCACGGTGGACTGCCATTTCCGGGAGCGCTTCCAGGAGAACAGCTACAACACCTACGCCTCGGCCGTGCACCGCAGCCCCCGCTCGGGCCGCCAGTGGTACGTGGCGCTCAACAAGCGGGGCAAAGCCAAGCGCGGCTGCAGCCCCCGCGCCCGGCCGCAGCACGTCTCCACGCACTTCCTGCCCCGCTTCTGGCAGCCGCAGCCCCCCGAGCTCGCCTTCACCGTGGCCCTGCCCGAGAAGAAGCCCCCGCCGCCCAAGCCCAAGGCGGCCCCGCCTCGGAAGAGCCCCGGGCCCGTCAGGTACCGGCTCAAGTTCCGCTTTGGGTAG
- the PRDM8 gene encoding PR domain zinc finger protein 8, with amino-acid sequence MEDAGVQRGIWDGDAKTVQQCLTDIFTSVYTTCDIPENAIFGPCVLSHTSLYDSIAFIALKSTDKRTVPYIFRVDTSAANGSSEGLMWLRLVQSAREREEQNLEAYIKSGQLFYRSLRRIAKDEELLVWYGKELTELLLLGPARAPARTNGSPPFACPECSQRFQFELPFAAHLRFRCPKRLHGPDIGPAAEAAAAKDGAGKEQEPGKFGKPGGPPHHPFPGPDGGPAASTKPSTDFHNLARELENSRGGRAGSPGRPAPPEGGPEAAAGKAKRRFPEEEERGPGAARGRFPAERPGLPAAPKEEPGCAPQQQYRAAGSYCGLEEGGRLFAPPSPETGEAKRSAFVEVKKAARGPEPDGGPEEGPERGSPGAGGAEPGLCPRGGAGGPLAARLDGGSPARGSAFSTVPQLGAGPGGPGGGGGGADERKSAFSQPARSFPHVPPLVLGPKLGGLGEPCPDGAAAPARLYAAEALAAKLPGGGEAAGGGGGGGGLPKQSPFLYTTAFWPKSSAAAAVAAAAAGPLQLQLPSALTLLPPSFTSLCLPAQNWCAKCNASFRMTSDLVYHMRSHHKKEYALEPLVKRRREEKLKCPICNESFRERHHLSRHMTSHN; translated from the exons ATGGAGGACGCCGGCGTCCAGCGGGGAATATGGGACGGGGATGCCAAGACGGTCCAGCAGTGCTTGACTGACATTTTTACCAGCGTTTACACCACCTGCGACATCCCGGAAAATGCCATTTTCGGCCCCTGCGTCCTGAGCCACACGTCCCTGTATGACAGCATCGCCTTTATAGCCCTCAAGTCCACCGACAAACGCACCGTCCCCTACATATTCCGG GTGGACACGTCGGCGGCCAACGGCTCGTCGGAGGGGCTGATGTGGCTGCGGCTGGTGCAGTCGGCGCGGGAGCGGGAGGAGCAGAACCTGGAGGCCTACATCAAGAGCGGGCAGCTCTTCTATCGCTCCCTGCGCCGCATCGCCAAGGacgaggagctgctggtgtggTACGGCAAGGAGCTCaccgagctgctgctgctcggcccggcccgggccccCGCCCGCACCAACG GCTCGCCGCCCTTCGCCTGCCCCGAGTGCAGCCAGCGCTTCCAGTTCGAACTGCCCTTCGCCGCACACCTCCGGTTCCGCTGCCCCAAGAGGCTGCACGGCCCCGACATCGGCCCCGCCGCCGAGGCCGCCGCCGCCAAGGACGGCGCCGGCAAGGAGCAGGAGCCCGGCAAGTTCGGGAAGCCCGGCGGGCCGCCGCACCACCCCTTCCCCGGGCCCGacggcggccccgccgccagcACCAAGCCCTCCACGGACTTCCACAACCTAGCGCGGGAGCTGGAGAACTCCCGCGGCGGGCGCGCCGGCTCCCCGGGGCGGCCGGCGCCCCCCGAGGGCGGCCCTGAGGCGGCGGCCGGGAAGGCGAAGCGGCGCTTCCCCGAGGAGGAGGAGCgcgggcccggcgcggcgcggggccgcTTCCCGGCGGagcggccggggctgccggcggcGCCCAAGGAGGAGCCGGGCTGCGCCCCGCAGCAGCAGTACCGCGCCGCCGGCTCCTACTGCGGCCTCGAGGAGGGCGGCCGCCTCTTCGCGCCGCCCAGCCCGGAGACCGGCGAGGCCAAGCGCAGCGCCTTCGTGGAGGTGAAGAAGGCGGCCCGCGGCCCCGAGCCCGACGGCGGCCCCGAGGAGGGCCCGGAGCGCGGCTCCccgggcgcgggcggcgcggagccggggctgtgcccccgcggcggcgccgggggcCCGCTGGCCGCCCGCCTGGACGGCGGCAGCCCGGCGCGGGGGAGCGCCTTCAGCACGGTGCCGCAGCTCGGGGCCGGCCCCGgggggcccggcggcggcggcggcggcgccgacGAGAGGAAAAGCGCCTTCTCGCAGCCCGCCCGCTCCTTCCCGCACGTCCCGCCGCTGGTGCTGGGTCCCAAGCTGGGCGGGCTGGGCGAGCCCTGCCCCGacggcgccgccgcccccgcccgcctgTACGCCGCCGAGGCGCTGGCCGCCAAGCTGCCGGgcggcggggaggcggcgggcggcggcggcggcggcggggggctgCCCAAGCAAAGCCCCTTCCTCTACACCACGGCCTTCTGGCCCAAGagctcggcggcggcggcggtggcggcggcggcggcggggccgctgcagctgcagctgccgtCGGCGCTGACGCTGCTGCCGCCGTCGTTCACCTCGCTGTGCCTGCCGGCTCAGAACTGGTGCGCCAAGTGCAACGCGTCCTTCCGCATGACCTCGGACCTGGTCTACCACATGCGCTCCCACCACAAGAAGGAATACGCGCTGGAGCCCCTCGTCAAGCGCCGCCGCGAGGAGAAGCTCAAGTGCCCCATCTGCAACGAGTCCTTCCGCGAGCGCCACCACCTCTCCCGCCACATGACCTCCCACAACTAG